The Jatrophihabitans sp. genome includes a window with the following:
- a CDS encoding DUF6069 family protein, which produces MRQHDNLPREFFAVGSSPGLHPAPLLFSLTGVGIAAVLARKARRPRAAFVRTALILTALSFVPDLTFGFDAGSAATLITLDIVAAAIVAPTLAGRLRADRAHS; this is translated from the coding sequence ATCCGCCAGCACGACAACCTGCCACGAGAATTTTTTGCGGTCGGTTCTTCGCCAGGCCTACACCCCGCGCCGCTGCTCTTCTCCCTCACCGGCGTCGGCATAGCCGCCGTTCTGGCGCGCAAGGCGCGTCGGCCGCGGGCCGCGTTCGTGCGGACGGCCCTCATCCTGACCGCGCTGTCCTTCGTCCCGGATCTCACGTTCGGCTTCGACGCCGGCTCCGCCGCCACCCTGATCACGCTGGACATCGTCGCCGCGGCGATCGTGGCGCCGACCCTGGCGGGACGCTTACGCGCCGACCGAGCACATTCGTGA
- a CDS encoding YciI family protein: MTHYLLSVHGPAEMGEYGNYGSKEAMEEAFAATGAFNDKLRADGYWVFAGGLQSASTATVVDGQGETPVLTDGPYLESKEVIGGFWVIDAPDLDVALKLAAEGSKACRGKVEVRPFDGIA, encoded by the coding sequence ATGACGCACTACTTGTTGAGCGTGCACGGCCCCGCCGAGATGGGCGAGTACGGCAACTACGGCTCCAAGGAGGCGATGGAGGAGGCCTTCGCCGCGACGGGCGCCTTCAATGACAAGCTTCGCGCCGATGGCTACTGGGTCTTCGCCGGTGGGCTGCAGTCGGCATCGACCGCGACCGTCGTCGATGGCCAGGGCGAGACTCCGGTGCTGACCGACGGTCCTTACCTGGAGTCCAAGGAGGTCATCGGGGGTTTCTGGGTCATCGACGCGCCCGACCTCGACGTGGCGCTCAAGCTTGCGGCCGAGGGGTCCAAGGCGTGCCGGGGCAAGGTCGAGGTCCGTCCGTTCGACGGCATCGCCTGA
- a CDS encoding ferredoxin, producing MTLDPTICRGVGMCAYAAAGLVRLDRWGYPILPRTPLDDGETAKANRAAKACPHRALSVREAGVD from the coding sequence ATGACGCTCGACCCGACGATCTGTCGCGGTGTGGGGATGTGCGCGTACGCGGCGGCGGGCCTGGTGCGTCTGGACAGGTGGGGTTATCCGATCCTGCCGAGGACGCCGCTCGATGACGGCGAGACGGCCAAGGCGAACCGGGCGGCGAAGGCATGTCCGCATCGCGCGTTGTCCGTGCGAGAGGCGGGTGTGGACTGA